In Cicer arietinum cultivar CDC Frontier isolate Library 1 chromosome 1, Cicar.CDCFrontier_v2.0, whole genome shotgun sequence, one DNA window encodes the following:
- the LOC101505811 gene encoding uncharacterized protein isoform X6, whose translation MKISKDTCYAYTHLLWPCQPRNDQNHIVFSKRFQVTCTVSLLLLFTSAYIFWPSDPYLKIVRLKLKRIKVHRVPHITVDISMLLTLSVQNADVYSMDFGAVDVAVSYRGKPLGHVRSENGHVRAMGSSFVDADAEFAGIGVLPEIVFLLEDLAKGTVPFDTVSQVRGQMGILFFHFPIKAKLSCEVLVSTINQTIVRQHCLHE comes from the exons aTGAAAATCTCAAAAGATACATGTTACGCCTACACACATCTCCTATGGCCATGCCAACCTCGTAACGATCAAAACCATATAGTTTTCTCCAAACGTTTTCAAGTCACGTGCACGGTGAGCCTCCTTCTCTTATTCACCAGCGCGTACATTTTCTGGCCGTCGGATCCGTATCTCAAGATCGTGCGGTTGAAACTGAAGCGGATTAAGGTGCATCGCGTGCCGCACATCACCGTAGACATATCCATGCTCCTCACGCTGAGCGTGCAAAATGCTGACGTGTATTCGATGGACTTTGGAGCGGTTGACGTGGCGGTTTCCTATAGGGGGAAGCCACTGGGGCACGTGAGGTCGGAGAATGGGCACGTGAGGGCAATGGGATCCTCTTTTGTAGACGCTGATGCGGAATTTGCTGGCATTGGTGTGCTGCCTGAGATAGTCTTCTTGCTTGAGGACCTTGCTAAGGGTACGGTACCCTTTGATACGGTTAGCCAGGTTAGGGGTCAAATGGGAATTCTCTTCTTTCATTTTCCCATTAAG GCAAAATTATCATGCGAAGTTTTGGTCAGTACAATCAACCAGACAATTGTTCGTCAACATTGTCTTCACGAG TGA
- the LOC101505811 gene encoding uncharacterized protein isoform X3 yields the protein MKISKDTCYAYTHLLWPCQPRNDQNHIVFSKRFQVTCTVSLLLLFTSAYIFWPSDPYLKIVRLKLKRIKVHRVPHITVDISMLLTLSVQNADVYSMDFGAVDVAVSYRGKPLGHVRSENGHVRAMGSSFVDADAEFAGIGVLPEIVFLLEDLAKGTVPFDTVSQAKLSCEVLVSTINQTIVRQHCLHEVNLKKSKSKLKKSQKMLVPLYICNHSFK from the exons aTGAAAATCTCAAAAGATACATGTTACGCCTACACACATCTCCTATGGCCATGCCAACCTCGTAACGATCAAAACCATATAGTTTTCTCCAAACGTTTTCAAGTCACGTGCACGGTGAGCCTCCTTCTCTTATTCACCAGCGCGTACATTTTCTGGCCGTCGGATCCGTATCTCAAGATCGTGCGGTTGAAACTGAAGCGGATTAAGGTGCATCGCGTGCCGCACATCACCGTAGACATATCCATGCTCCTCACGCTGAGCGTGCAAAATGCTGACGTGTATTCGATGGACTTTGGAGCGGTTGACGTGGCGGTTTCCTATAGGGGGAAGCCACTGGGGCACGTGAGGTCGGAGAATGGGCACGTGAGGGCAATGGGATCCTCTTTTGTAGACGCTGATGCGGAATTTGCTGGCATTGGTGTGCTGCCTGAGATAGTCTTCTTGCTTGAGGACCTTGCTAAGGGTACGGTACCCTTTGATACGGTTAGCCAG GCAAAATTATCATGCGAAGTTTTGGTCAGTACAATCAACCAGACAATTGTTCGTCAACATTGTCTTCACGAGGTAAACCTTAAG AAGAGCAAGTCAAAACTGAAGAAGAGTCAGAAGATGTTAGTCCCTTTGTATATATGTAACCACTCATTCAAATAG
- the LOC101505811 gene encoding uncharacterized protein isoform X4 translates to MKISKDTCYAYTHLLWPCQPRNDQNHIVFSKRFQVTCTVSLLLLFTSAYIFWPSDPYLKIVRLKLKRIKVHRVPHITVDISMLLTLSVQNADVYSMDFGAVDVAVSYRGKPLGHVRSENGHVRAMGSSFVDADAEFAGIGVLPEIVFLLEDLAKGTVPFDTVSQAKLSCEVLVSTINQTIVRQHCLHEKSKSKLKKSQKMLVPLYICNHSFK, encoded by the exons aTGAAAATCTCAAAAGATACATGTTACGCCTACACACATCTCCTATGGCCATGCCAACCTCGTAACGATCAAAACCATATAGTTTTCTCCAAACGTTTTCAAGTCACGTGCACGGTGAGCCTCCTTCTCTTATTCACCAGCGCGTACATTTTCTGGCCGTCGGATCCGTATCTCAAGATCGTGCGGTTGAAACTGAAGCGGATTAAGGTGCATCGCGTGCCGCACATCACCGTAGACATATCCATGCTCCTCACGCTGAGCGTGCAAAATGCTGACGTGTATTCGATGGACTTTGGAGCGGTTGACGTGGCGGTTTCCTATAGGGGGAAGCCACTGGGGCACGTGAGGTCGGAGAATGGGCACGTGAGGGCAATGGGATCCTCTTTTGTAGACGCTGATGCGGAATTTGCTGGCATTGGTGTGCTGCCTGAGATAGTCTTCTTGCTTGAGGACCTTGCTAAGGGTACGGTACCCTTTGATACGGTTAGCCAG GCAAAATTATCATGCGAAGTTTTGGTCAGTACAATCAACCAGACAATTGTTCGTCAACATTGTCTTCACGAG AAGAGCAAGTCAAAACTGAAGAAGAGTCAGAAGATGTTAGTCCCTTTGTATATATGTAACCACTCATTCAAATAG
- the LOC101505811 gene encoding uncharacterized protein isoform X2, whose amino-acid sequence MKISKDTCYAYTHLLWPCQPRNDQNHIVFSKRFQVTCTVSLLLLFTSAYIFWPSDPYLKIVRLKLKRIKVHRVPHITVDISMLLTLSVQNADVYSMDFGAVDVAVSYRGKPLGHVRSENGHVRAMGSSFVDADAEFAGIGVLPEIVFLLEDLAKGTVPFDTVSQVRGQMGILFFHFPIKAKLSCEVLVSTINQTIVRQHCLHEKSKSKLKKSQKMLVPLYICNHSFK is encoded by the exons aTGAAAATCTCAAAAGATACATGTTACGCCTACACACATCTCCTATGGCCATGCCAACCTCGTAACGATCAAAACCATATAGTTTTCTCCAAACGTTTTCAAGTCACGTGCACGGTGAGCCTCCTTCTCTTATTCACCAGCGCGTACATTTTCTGGCCGTCGGATCCGTATCTCAAGATCGTGCGGTTGAAACTGAAGCGGATTAAGGTGCATCGCGTGCCGCACATCACCGTAGACATATCCATGCTCCTCACGCTGAGCGTGCAAAATGCTGACGTGTATTCGATGGACTTTGGAGCGGTTGACGTGGCGGTTTCCTATAGGGGGAAGCCACTGGGGCACGTGAGGTCGGAGAATGGGCACGTGAGGGCAATGGGATCCTCTTTTGTAGACGCTGATGCGGAATTTGCTGGCATTGGTGTGCTGCCTGAGATAGTCTTCTTGCTTGAGGACCTTGCTAAGGGTACGGTACCCTTTGATACGGTTAGCCAGGTTAGGGGTCAAATGGGAATTCTCTTCTTTCATTTTCCCATTAAG GCAAAATTATCATGCGAAGTTTTGGTCAGTACAATCAACCAGACAATTGTTCGTCAACATTGTCTTCACGAG AAGAGCAAGTCAAAACTGAAGAAGAGTCAGAAGATGTTAGTCCCTTTGTATATATGTAACCACTCATTCAAATAG
- the LOC101507440 gene encoding uncharacterized protein, with translation MEHAGPSPAEENEDVHGGDEEVMSEVHLGCPPGFSGSHISRFTVSLPLDVAHSKHIHDSEDETQIIEFDQDGDLLLPRRTTNASCDNSYCVRIQHNITSSIPNVGLQVWRAELVLSDFILHKALSSSEFHGVVALELGAGTGLAGLLLARTAKIVFVTDHGNEILDNCVKNVQLNLALLNDSATIYVRDLDWFDSWPPKARIGEAPCTQRYSFTSREIELVENASLLLAADVIYSDDLTDAFFNTLERLMSTGSTKVLYMALEKRYNFSLSDLDVIANGYSHFCSYLRDEDAIESFVSASTPNFAGKRMDISQIPQYVREYERTHDVEIWQIKYCGPKHETSVTPE, from the exons ATGGAGCATGCAGGTCCGTCGCCGGCAGAAGAAAACGAAGACGTACACGGCGGTGACGAGGAAGTGATGAGCGAAGTCCACTTGGGCTGCCCACCTGGATTCTCTGGCTCTCACATTTCCCGTTTCACTGTTTCCCTTCCACTAG ATGTTGCTCACAGCAAACACATTCACGATTCGGAAGATGAAACTCAGATTATAGAATTCGATCAAGATGGTGACCTTCTTCTACCTCGCCGCACCA CAAATGCATCGTGTGATAATAGCTACTGTGTGAGAATCCAGCATAATATCACTTCTTCAATTCCTAATGTTGGCCTTCAG GTTTGGAGAGCTGAACTGGTGTTATCTGATTTTATATTGCATAAAGCATTGTCTTCATCTGAATTTCATGGAGTAGTTGCATTAGAACTTGGCGCGGGAACTG GCCTGGCTGGTTTGTTACTTGCACGTACTGCAAAGATAGTCTTCGTAACAG ACCATGGGAATGAAATACTTGACAACTGTGTGAAGAATGTTCAGCttaatcttgcattattgaatGATTCGGCCACAATTTATGTACGTGACCTTGATTGGTTTGATTCCTGGCCTCCCAAAGCAAGAATAGGAGAAGCTCCTTGCACGCAAAG GTATTCTTTTACTTCAAGAGAAATTGAACTTGTAGAAAATGCTTCTTTGTTGCTGGCTGCTGATGTTATTTATAGTGATGACCTGACTGATGCATTCTTCAATACCTTAGAGAGATTAATGTCAACAGGTTCAACTAAG GTGTTATACATGGCACTGGAGAAGCGCTACAACTTCAGTCTTTCTGACCTTGATGTCATTGCAAATGGATATTCACATTTTTGCAGCTATCTTAGGGACGAGGATG CAATTGAAAGCTTTGTGTCTGCAAGCACACCTAATTTTGCGGGCAAGCGGATGGACATCTCTCAAATTCCACAATATGTTAGAGAATATGAAAGAACACATGATGTTGAGATTTGGCAGATCAAATACTGTGGACCAAAACATGAAACCTCAGTTACCCCGGAATAA
- the LOC101505811 gene encoding uncharacterized protein isoform X7: protein MKISKDTCYAYTHLLWPCQPRNDQNHIVFSKRFQVTCTVSLLLLFTSAYIFWPSDPYLKIVRLKLKRIKVHRVPHITVDISMLLTLSVQNADVYSMDFGAVDVAVSYRGKPLGHVRSENGHVRAMGSSFVDADAEFAGIGVLPEIVFLLEDLAKGTVPFDTVSQAKLSCEVLVSTINQTIVRQHCLHEVNLK, encoded by the exons aTGAAAATCTCAAAAGATACATGTTACGCCTACACACATCTCCTATGGCCATGCCAACCTCGTAACGATCAAAACCATATAGTTTTCTCCAAACGTTTTCAAGTCACGTGCACGGTGAGCCTCCTTCTCTTATTCACCAGCGCGTACATTTTCTGGCCGTCGGATCCGTATCTCAAGATCGTGCGGTTGAAACTGAAGCGGATTAAGGTGCATCGCGTGCCGCACATCACCGTAGACATATCCATGCTCCTCACGCTGAGCGTGCAAAATGCTGACGTGTATTCGATGGACTTTGGAGCGGTTGACGTGGCGGTTTCCTATAGGGGGAAGCCACTGGGGCACGTGAGGTCGGAGAATGGGCACGTGAGGGCAATGGGATCCTCTTTTGTAGACGCTGATGCGGAATTTGCTGGCATTGGTGTGCTGCCTGAGATAGTCTTCTTGCTTGAGGACCTTGCTAAGGGTACGGTACCCTTTGATACGGTTAGCCAG GCAAAATTATCATGCGAAGTTTTGGTCAGTACAATCAACCAGACAATTGTTCGTCAACATTGTCTTCACGAGGTAAACCTTAAG TGA
- the LOC101506888 gene encoding protein ALTERED PHOSPHATE STARVATION RESPONSE 1-like has product MGCNQSKIENEEAVARCKERKRFMKEAVSTRNAFAAAHSAYTTSLKNTGAALGDFAHGEVQNPQFTTTTADNSYIATLPQKPFEIPLPPPPLPDFSPLQRSTSMPEISKIKPDPRPKPMPKPILEEDEEERELENEGSLRKRRTNRNTGGVGGGVNSNRRLEDEEQAPPPMPPPPAKQPPPENDPVSNHHHHSMSNPQQSSAWEYFFPPMENVAGTSLNEEAEEEDTLNKMKNIARPNRVGVVEEVVATQRVVDVEVPLPKHDLDHEHEPIPEHEEMVESPMTSPSSGIKVNQMPVTPPPMEAKRIVKHNNVNLLQIFADLDDHFLKASESAHEVSKLLEATRLHYHSNFADNRGHIDHSARVMRVITWNRSFKGIPNLDDGKDDYDSDEHETHATILDKLLAWEKKLYDEVKAGELMKFEYQRKVATLNKLKKRGNNSEALEKAKAVVSHLHTRYIVDMQSLDSTVSEINRLRDEQLHPRLVQLVDEMATMWKKMLSHHEKQSETVTLLKSLDPSQSPKQTSEHHHERTYQLLVVVQQWHSQFEKLVNNQKGYIKSLNNWLKLNLIPIESNLKEKVSSPPRVRSPPVQGLLHAWHDRLEKLPDELARTAIGNFAAVLDTIFNQQDEEMIKKRKCEDSRKELARKTRQFDDWYHKYMQRKTPEEFDPDKAEDPNAPDEVVTEKQILVEQVRKRLEAEEADYEKQCLQVRQKTLGSLKNRMPELFRAMCDFSLECSKMYIELCSIAQHLGQNSS; this is encoded by the exons ATGGGTTGCAACCAATCAAAGATCGAAAACGAAGAAGCAGTTGCACGCTGCAAAGAACGAAAGCGTTTCATGAAAGAGGCCGTTTCCACCCGTAACGCCTTCGCCGCCGCTCACTCCGCCTACACCACCTCCCTCAAAAACACCGGCGCTGCCCTCGGTGATTTCGCACACGGCGAAGTTCAGAATCCTCAATTCACAACCACCACCGCCGATAATTCCTACATAGCAACGCTGCCTCAAAAACCCTTCGAGATCCCTCTCCCTCCGCCTCCTCTACCAGATTTCTCTCCTCTTCAACGATCCACCAGCATGCCCGAAATCAGCAAAATTAAGCCCGATCCCAGGCCCAAGCCCATGCCTAAGCCCATTCTcgaggaagatgaagaagagAGAGAGCTAGAGAATGAAGGTTCTTtgagaaaaagaagaacaaacAGAAACACAGGTGGTGTTGGTGGGGGTGTGAATAGTAATAGAAGGTTGGAGGATGAAGAACAAGCTCCACCACCTATGCCACCTCCTCCGGCGAAACAACCACCACCGGAGAATGATCCTGTCAGTAATCACCATCACCATTCTATGTCGAATCCGCAGCAAAGTTCTGCTTGGGAGTATTTTTTTCCACCCATGGAGAACGTTGCAGGGACGAGTTTGAATGAGGAAGCTGAAGAAGAAGATACACTCAATAAGATGAAGAATATTGCAAGGCCTAATAGGGTTGGTGTTGTGGAAGAAGTTGTTGCAACTCAAAGGGTTGTTGATGTTGAGGTTCCCTTGCCTAAGCATGATCTTGATCATGAGCATGAGCCTATCCCTGAGCATGAGGAAATGGTGGAGTCGCCCATGACATCACCGTCATCGGGTATTAAGGTGAACCAGATGCCGGTTACGCCTCCCCCTATGGAGGCAAAGAGGATTGTGAAGCACAATAATGTTAATTTGTTGCAGATATTTGCTGATCTTGATGACCATTTTCTTAAGGCTTCTGAGAGTGCTCATGAGGTTTCAAAGTTGCTTGAGGCTACACGATTGCACTATCACTCCAATTTTGCTGACAATAGAG GACACATTGATCACTCTGCAAGGGTCATGCGAGTTATCACTTGGAATAGATCCTTTAAAGGAATACCTAATTTGGATGATGGGAAGGATGATTATGACTCAGACGAGCATGAAACTCATGCTACCATCTTGGACAAGTTGTTAGCTTGGGAAAAGAAACTTTATGATGAAGTTAAG GCTGGTGAACTAATGAAATTTGAGTACCAAAGAAAAGTTGCCACACTAAACAAGCTGAAGAAGAGAGGTAATAACTCTGAAGCATTGGAGAAAGCAAAAGCAGTTGTCAGTCATTTGCATACAAGATATATTGTAGATATGCAATCATTGGATTCAACAGTCTCAGAGATTAACCGATTACGTGATGAACAATTGCATCCAAGACTTGTTCAGCTTGTTGATGA GATGGCCACTATGTGGAAAAAAATGCTATCTCACCATGAGAAGCAATCGGAGACTGTGACATTGCTGAAATCGTTGGACCCTTCCCAATCTCCTAAGCAGACAAGTGAACACCATCACGAGCGAACATATCAGCTATTGGTTGTTGTGCAACAGTGGCATTCACAATTTGAGAAACTAGTCAACAATCAAAAGGGATACATAAAGTCCCTAAACAATTGGTTAAAATTAAATCTTATCCCTATTGAGAGCAATTTGAAGGAGAAAGTCTCTTCACCTCCAAGAGTTAGAAGTCCACCTGTACAAGGTCTTCTCCATGCATGGCATGACCGTCTAGAGAAACTTCCCGATGAACTTGCTAGGACAGCTATAGGAAACTTTGCTGCGGTATTAGATACTATTTTCAATCAGCAAGATGAAGAGATGATTAAGAAGAGAAAATGTGAAGATTCTCGAAAGGAGCTTGCCCGCAAAACTAGGCAATTTGATGATTGGTATCACAAGTATATGCAAAGGAAAACACCGGAGGAGTTTGATCCAGATAAGGCAGAAGATCCTAATGCTCCCGATGAAGTTGTCACCGAGAAGCAGATTTTGGTTGAACAAGTGAGGAAGAGGTTGGAAGCGGAGGAAGCAGACTATGAAAAGCAATGCCTCCAAGTGAGGCAAAAAACTTTGGGAAGTCTAAAAAATCGCATGCCAGAGCTCTTCAGGGCTATGTGTGATTTTTCTCTTGAATGTTCTAAAATGTACATCGAATTATGCTCGATAGCGCAGCACCTAGGGCAGAACTCATCCTGA
- the LOC101507745 gene encoding uncharacterized protein produces the protein MFEGLLKPKNYSKCKTCLKLIKMRLETIRKKRNAVQKFLKKDIADLLRNTLDYNAYGRAEGLFVEQNMSACYELIAMFVGCISGHVRDICKLKDCPDECKEAIPSLIYAAARFSDLPELRDLRTLFTEKFGNSLEPYISKEFIERLRQNPPSKEMKIQLLHELAQEFSIEWDRKALEQRLYSPPLLHEEKPKHDPQNDYGNVKCQKNNDDAWWRVQTSTDNETTTTDNSSQDGPKACSGSFENVYEDDEAEINKPFSSKVVPPPYVKENKVESNLKKPSETPQEKPIPRSVRRRPLKPPPEENTVKDFSKAGDDAKLDELLMHYIKKQSVPYESSGIEIKYDHKVENRRHTKSNSTSIGTISLRGKSLPQRNTSSMETLQGHGRATSLVPELSRTTTKNHVHPCLPDYDDLSARLAALRRT, from the exons ATGTTTGAAGGGTTATTGAAGCCCAAAAACTATTCAAAATG CAAAACGTGCTTGAAATTAATAAAGATGAGGCTAGAGACGATAAGAAAGAAGAGAAACGCGGTgcagaaatttctgaagaaagATATCGCCGATCTTCTTAGGAATACCCTTGATTACAATGCATATGGAAGG GCTGAAGGGCTTTTTGTGGAGCAAAATATGTCAGCATGCTATGAACTCATTGCAATGTTTGTTGGATGCATATCGGGTCACGTTCGAGACATTTGTAAACTCAA GGATTGCCCTGATGAATGCAAGGAAGCTATACCTTCATTGATATATGCTGCTGCAAGGTTTTCTGATCTGCCAGAACTACGTGACTTGAGAACTTTGTTTACAGAGAAATTTGGGAATTCTCTTGAACCTTACATAAGTAAAGAG TTTATTGAGAGATTGAGGCAAAATCCTCCTTCAAAAGAAATGAAGATCCAGCTGTTGCATGAATTAGCACAAGAGTTCTCAATAGAATGGGATAGAAAGGCTTTGGAGCAGAGACTTTATTCACCACCTTTGTTACATGAA GAGAAGCCTAAACATGATCCACAAAATGATTATGGTAATGTGAAATGCCAAAAGAACAATGATGATGCCTGGTGGAGGGTGCAAACAAGCACTGACAATGAAACAACTACCACTGACAATTCATCCCAGGATGGTCCAAAGGCTTGTTCAGGTTCATTTGAAAATGTATATGAGGATGATGAAGCAGAAATAAATAAGCCCTTTTCATCTAAGGTTGTTCCACCTCCTTATGTCAAAGAAAATAAGGTTGAAAGCAATTTGAAGAAACCATCTGAAACTCCACAAGAAAAGCCAATACCAAGATCAGTGAGAAGGAGACCTCTCAAACCACCCCCTGAAGAAAACACAGTCAAAGATTTTTCTAAAGCTGGTGATGATGCAAAGCTAGATGAACTTTTAATGCATTACATTAAGAAACAATCTGTTCCTTATGAATCATCGGGcatagaaataaaatatgatcATAAGGTGGAAAATAGAAGGCATACAAAATCAAATTCAACTAGTATTGGTACTATATCATTGAGAGGAAAATCTCTTCCTCAAAGAAACACTAGTTCAATGGAAACCTTACAAGGGCATGGAAGAGCTACTTCCTTAGTACCTGAACTGTCGAGGACAACAACGAAGAATCATGTGCATCCTTGTCTGCCTGATTATGATGACTTGTCAGCTCGTCTAGCAGCTCTCAGAAGAACATAA
- the LOC101505811 gene encoding uncharacterized protein isoform X5 has protein sequence MKISKDTCYAYTHLLWPCQPRNDQNHIVFSKRFQVTCTVSLLLLFTSAYIFWPSDPYLKIVRLKLKRIKVHRVPHITVDISMLLTLSVQNADVYSMDFGAVDVAVSYRGKPLGHVRSENGHVRAMGSSFVDADAEFAGIGVLPEIVFLLEDLAKGTVPFDTVSQVRGQMGILFFHFPIKAKLSCEVLVSTINQTIVRQHCLHEVNLK, from the exons aTGAAAATCTCAAAAGATACATGTTACGCCTACACACATCTCCTATGGCCATGCCAACCTCGTAACGATCAAAACCATATAGTTTTCTCCAAACGTTTTCAAGTCACGTGCACGGTGAGCCTCCTTCTCTTATTCACCAGCGCGTACATTTTCTGGCCGTCGGATCCGTATCTCAAGATCGTGCGGTTGAAACTGAAGCGGATTAAGGTGCATCGCGTGCCGCACATCACCGTAGACATATCCATGCTCCTCACGCTGAGCGTGCAAAATGCTGACGTGTATTCGATGGACTTTGGAGCGGTTGACGTGGCGGTTTCCTATAGGGGGAAGCCACTGGGGCACGTGAGGTCGGAGAATGGGCACGTGAGGGCAATGGGATCCTCTTTTGTAGACGCTGATGCGGAATTTGCTGGCATTGGTGTGCTGCCTGAGATAGTCTTCTTGCTTGAGGACCTTGCTAAGGGTACGGTACCCTTTGATACGGTTAGCCAGGTTAGGGGTCAAATGGGAATTCTCTTCTTTCATTTTCCCATTAAG GCAAAATTATCATGCGAAGTTTTGGTCAGTACAATCAACCAGACAATTGTTCGTCAACATTGTCTTCACGAGGTAAACCTTAAG TGA
- the LOC101505811 gene encoding uncharacterized protein isoform X8: protein MKISKDTCYAYTHLLWPCQPRNDQNHIVFSKRFQVTCTVSLLLLFTSAYIFWPSDPYLKIVRLKLKRIKVHRVPHITVDISMLLTLSVQNADVYSMDFGAVDVAVSYRGKPLGHVRSENGHVRAMGSSFVDADAEFAGIGVLPEIVFLLEDLAKGTVPFDTVSQAKLSCEVLVSTINQTIVRQHCLHE from the exons aTGAAAATCTCAAAAGATACATGTTACGCCTACACACATCTCCTATGGCCATGCCAACCTCGTAACGATCAAAACCATATAGTTTTCTCCAAACGTTTTCAAGTCACGTGCACGGTGAGCCTCCTTCTCTTATTCACCAGCGCGTACATTTTCTGGCCGTCGGATCCGTATCTCAAGATCGTGCGGTTGAAACTGAAGCGGATTAAGGTGCATCGCGTGCCGCACATCACCGTAGACATATCCATGCTCCTCACGCTGAGCGTGCAAAATGCTGACGTGTATTCGATGGACTTTGGAGCGGTTGACGTGGCGGTTTCCTATAGGGGGAAGCCACTGGGGCACGTGAGGTCGGAGAATGGGCACGTGAGGGCAATGGGATCCTCTTTTGTAGACGCTGATGCGGAATTTGCTGGCATTGGTGTGCTGCCTGAGATAGTCTTCTTGCTTGAGGACCTTGCTAAGGGTACGGTACCCTTTGATACGGTTAGCCAG GCAAAATTATCATGCGAAGTTTTGGTCAGTACAATCAACCAGACAATTGTTCGTCAACATTGTCTTCACGAG TGA
- the LOC101505811 gene encoding uncharacterized protein isoform X1: MKISKDTCYAYTHLLWPCQPRNDQNHIVFSKRFQVTCTVSLLLLFTSAYIFWPSDPYLKIVRLKLKRIKVHRVPHITVDISMLLTLSVQNADVYSMDFGAVDVAVSYRGKPLGHVRSENGHVRAMGSSFVDADAEFAGIGVLPEIVFLLEDLAKGTVPFDTVSQVRGQMGILFFHFPIKAKLSCEVLVSTINQTIVRQHCLHEVNLKKSKSKLKKSQKMLVPLYICNHSFK, translated from the exons aTGAAAATCTCAAAAGATACATGTTACGCCTACACACATCTCCTATGGCCATGCCAACCTCGTAACGATCAAAACCATATAGTTTTCTCCAAACGTTTTCAAGTCACGTGCACGGTGAGCCTCCTTCTCTTATTCACCAGCGCGTACATTTTCTGGCCGTCGGATCCGTATCTCAAGATCGTGCGGTTGAAACTGAAGCGGATTAAGGTGCATCGCGTGCCGCACATCACCGTAGACATATCCATGCTCCTCACGCTGAGCGTGCAAAATGCTGACGTGTATTCGATGGACTTTGGAGCGGTTGACGTGGCGGTTTCCTATAGGGGGAAGCCACTGGGGCACGTGAGGTCGGAGAATGGGCACGTGAGGGCAATGGGATCCTCTTTTGTAGACGCTGATGCGGAATTTGCTGGCATTGGTGTGCTGCCTGAGATAGTCTTCTTGCTTGAGGACCTTGCTAAGGGTACGGTACCCTTTGATACGGTTAGCCAGGTTAGGGGTCAAATGGGAATTCTCTTCTTTCATTTTCCCATTAAG GCAAAATTATCATGCGAAGTTTTGGTCAGTACAATCAACCAGACAATTGTTCGTCAACATTGTCTTCACGAGGTAAACCTTAAG AAGAGCAAGTCAAAACTGAAGAAGAGTCAGAAGATGTTAGTCCCTTTGTATATATGTAACCACTCATTCAAATAG